Proteins from one Rhizobium sp. CB3090 genomic window:
- a CDS encoding NADH:flavin oxidoreductase: protein MSNDPLLQPYQLKHLTLRNRIIVTSHEPAYPEDGMPKERYRAYTVERAKGGVALTMTAGSAAVSRDSPPVFNNLLAYKDEIVPWIREMTDAVHEQGAAIMIQLTHLGRRTRWDKGDWLPVVAPSHHREASHRAFPKKIEDWDIERIIKDFADAAERMKAGGMDGVELEAYGHLIDQFASPLTNELDAPYGGSLENRMRFCFDVFKAMRKRVGDDFILGVRYTADECLPGGTSKADGIEISKRLKESGLIDYLNIIRGHIDTDPGLTDVIPIQGMANSPHLDFAGEIRVATNFPTFHAAKIPDVATARHAIAAGKVDMVGMTRAHMTDPHIVRKIIEKREEDIRPCVGANYCLDRIYQGGAAYCIHNAATGREQTMPHIVAKADVRKKVVVVGAGPAGLEAARVAGERGHDVVVFEAAPHAGGQIRLTAQSERRREMISIIDWRMSQCEKYGVRFHFNTWAEAETVNAEKPDVVIIATGGLPHTEVLSKGNELVVSSWDIISGDVKPGTNVLIFDDAGDHAGLQAAEFLAKAGAKVEIMTPDRSFAPEVMAMNLVPYMRSLQKLDVTFTVTFRLESAEKNGNQIVAHVGSDYGGIAKQRHVDQIVVNHGTIPLDELYFELKPLSSNLGEISHDQLLAGKPQSVNHNPEGKFQLFRIGDAVAARNTHAAIYDGLRIAKDI, encoded by the coding sequence CGGTACCGCGCCTACACGGTGGAAAGAGCAAAGGGCGGCGTCGCCCTGACGATGACGGCCGGATCCGCTGCGGTTTCGAGGGACAGCCCGCCGGTTTTCAACAACCTGCTCGCCTATAAGGATGAGATCGTTCCCTGGATCCGGGAAATGACGGATGCGGTTCACGAGCAGGGTGCTGCGATCATGATCCAGTTGACGCATCTCGGGCGACGGACGCGCTGGGACAAGGGCGACTGGCTGCCGGTCGTGGCTCCGTCGCATCACCGCGAGGCGTCGCATCGTGCGTTTCCGAAGAAGATCGAAGATTGGGATATCGAACGCATCATCAAGGATTTCGCGGACGCCGCCGAACGGATGAAGGCGGGCGGTATGGATGGCGTCGAGCTGGAAGCCTACGGCCATCTGATTGACCAGTTCGCTTCGCCGCTCACCAATGAACTCGATGCCCCTTACGGCGGCTCGCTCGAAAACCGCATGCGCTTCTGTTTCGATGTCTTCAAGGCCATGCGTAAACGGGTGGGCGACGACTTCATTCTGGGCGTGCGCTACACCGCCGACGAATGTCTTCCCGGCGGCACCAGCAAGGCCGACGGCATCGAAATTTCGAAGCGCCTGAAGGAAAGCGGCCTCATCGACTACCTGAATATCATCCGCGGACATATCGATACGGATCCTGGCTTGACTGACGTTATCCCGATCCAGGGCATGGCTAATTCGCCGCATCTCGATTTCGCCGGCGAGATTCGCGTCGCGACGAATTTCCCGACCTTCCACGCGGCAAAGATTCCGGATGTTGCGACGGCTCGCCATGCCATTGCAGCCGGAAAGGTCGACATGGTCGGCATGACCCGCGCCCACATGACCGATCCGCATATTGTCCGGAAGATCATTGAGAAGCGCGAGGAGGACATCCGTCCCTGCGTCGGCGCGAACTACTGTCTCGACCGCATCTATCAGGGAGGCGCTGCCTACTGTATCCACAACGCCGCGACCGGCCGCGAGCAGACGATGCCCCACATCGTCGCAAAGGCGGACGTTCGAAAAAAGGTTGTCGTCGTCGGCGCCGGTCCTGCCGGTCTCGAAGCAGCCCGCGTGGCGGGGGAACGCGGGCACGATGTCGTCGTCTTCGAGGCTGCGCCGCATGCGGGCGGGCAGATTCGACTGACCGCCCAAAGCGAACGCCGCCGGGAAATGATCAGCATCATCGATTGGCGCATGAGCCAATGCGAGAAATACGGCGTCAGGTTCCATTTCAACACCTGGGCGGAAGCGGAAACCGTTAACGCGGAGAAACCCGACGTCGTCATCATTGCGACAGGCGGCCTGCCGCATACGGAGGTTCTGTCGAAGGGCAACGAACTCGTCGTGTCCTCGTGGGACATCATCTCCGGCGACGTGAAACCCGGCACGAACGTTCTGATCTTCGATGACGCTGGCGATCATGCGGGCTTGCAGGCTGCCGAATTCCTGGCAAAGGCGGGAGCGAAGGTCGAGATCATGACGCCAGACCGCTCGTTCGCGCCGGAAGTCATGGCGATGAACCTCGTTCCCTATATGCGCTCGCTGCAGAAGCTCGATGTCACCTTTACGGTTACGTTCCGGCTGGAATCCGCCGAGAAGAATGGCAATCAGATCGTCGCCCATGTCGGAAGTGACTATGGCGGCATCGCCAAGCAGCGCCACGTCGACCAGATCGTCGTGAACCACGGCACTATCCCGCTCGACGAGCTGTATTTTGAGTTGAAGCCGCTTTCGAGCAATCTCGGCGAGATTTCGCACGACCAGCTCCTTGCCGGAAAGCCTCAGTCAGTCAATCACAATCCCGAAGGCAAGTTCCAATTGTTCCGCATCGGTGACGCCGTGGCCGCCCGTAACACGCATGCGGCGATTTACGACGGTCTGAGGATTGCGAAAGACATCTGA
- a CDS encoding electron transfer flavoprotein subunit alpha/FixB family protein, which yields MAILLLADHDNQSLSDQTAKALTAAVKIGGDVHVLVAGKAAKAAADAAARLSGVSKVLLAESDELANNLAEPLADLIVSLAASYDTILTAATSVGKNVMPRVAALLDVAQVSEIIEVVSSDTFKRPIYAGNAIQTVQASDAKRVITVRTASFASAAEGGSAAIEAIPAVANPGLSTFVKDALSTSDRPELTSAKIIISGGRALGSAEKFKEVILPVADKLGAAVGASRAAVDAGYAPNDWQVGQTGKVVAPQLYIACGISGAIQHLAGMKDSKVIVAINKDEEAPIFQIADYGLVADLFEALPELEKAL from the coding sequence ATGGCCATTCTTCTTCTGGCTGACCACGACAACCAAAGCCTGTCCGACCAGACCGCCAAGGCGCTGACGGCTGCCGTAAAGATCGGCGGCGACGTGCATGTGCTGGTGGCCGGCAAAGCCGCCAAGGCTGCCGCCGATGCCGCGGCAAGGCTCTCCGGCGTCTCCAAGGTGCTGCTCGCCGAAAGCGACGAGCTTGCCAACAATCTCGCCGAGCCGTTGGCCGATCTCATCGTGTCGCTGGCGGCAAGCTACGACACCATCCTGACGGCCGCGACCTCGGTCGGCAAGAACGTCATGCCGCGGGTTGCCGCCCTGCTCGATGTCGCCCAGGTCTCGGAAATCATCGAGGTGGTGTCATCCGATACCTTCAAGCGGCCGATCTATGCCGGCAATGCCATCCAGACGGTGCAGGCAAGCGACGCCAAGCGAGTGATCACCGTGCGCACCGCCTCGTTTGCCTCGGCCGCAGAGGGCGGTTCGGCTGCGATCGAAGCCATCCCGGCGGTCGCCAATCCCGGCCTGTCGACCTTCGTCAAGGACGCACTGTCGACCTCGGACCGTCCGGAACTGACCTCTGCGAAGATCATCATCTCCGGCGGCCGCGCCCTCGGTTCGGCGGAGAAGTTCAAGGAAGTGATCCTGCCGGTTGCCGACAAGCTAGGGGCTGCCGTTGGCGCTTCCCGCGCTGCCGTCGATGCCGGCTATGCGCCGAACGACTGGCAGGTCGGCCAGACCGGCAAGGTGGTGGCCCCGCAGCTCTATATCGCCTGCGGCATTTCCGGAGCGATCCAGCATCTGGCCGGCATGAAGGACTCAAAGGTCATCGTCGCCATCAACAAGGACGAGGAGGCGCCGATCTTCCAGATCGCCGACTACGGCCTCGTCGCCGACCTCTTCGAGGCATTGCCGGAACTCGAAAAGGCGCTGTGA
- a CDS encoding dimethylsulfoniopropionate lyase, whose product MVERSEYLQRFVDAAFVAFDKFAGDPEARRSIPQIFAALKHPGQQREGLGSRLAVCELLPAALSIQTSDPALRQLIDCFKGVERKLEWHRKTTRVDTASENFADGHANAMIIGPGGLEERNDLWLGVTLMAPHVRYPDHDHAPEEVYLVLSEGEFRQGDGDWFSPGIAGSFYNVPQIKHAMRSVDTPLFAFWALLAERPH is encoded by the coding sequence ATGGTTGAAAGAAGTGAATATCTCCAACGATTTGTCGATGCTGCTTTCGTAGCCTTCGACAAGTTCGCTGGGGATCCGGAGGCTCGCCGCTCGATCCCGCAGATCTTTGCAGCCTTGAAACATCCTGGACAGCAGCGCGAAGGTCTTGGCAGCCGCCTAGCTGTCTGCGAGCTGCTGCCCGCAGCGCTTTCCATCCAGACATCGGATCCTGCCTTGCGGCAATTGATCGACTGCTTCAAAGGCGTCGAACGCAAGCTCGAATGGCACCGAAAGACGACGCGTGTTGATACGGCCAGCGAGAACTTTGCAGATGGCCATGCGAACGCGATGATCATCGGCCCCGGCGGGCTTGAAGAGCGTAACGATCTCTGGCTTGGCGTCACCTTGATGGCGCCGCATGTGCGCTATCCGGATCATGATCACGCGCCGGAGGAAGTCTATCTTGTCCTGTCCGAGGGCGAGTTCCGGCAAGGGGACGGAGACTGGTTTTCGCCTGGGATTGCCGGGTCGTTCTACAATGTCCCGCAAATCAAACATGCCATGAGGTCGGTCGACACGCCTCTCTTCGCCTTCTGGGCACTGCTTGCTGAACGGCCGCATTGA
- a CDS encoding electron transfer flavoprotein subunit beta/FixA family protein codes for MKILVPVKRVVDYNVKIRVKPDGTGVELANVKMSMNPFDEISVEEALRLKEAGKAEEVVVVSIGPAKAEETLRTALAMGADRAILVETDDAVEPLAVAKILKGVADAEQPGLIIVGKQAIDDDSNQTGQMLAALLGTAQATFASKIEIGEGSAQVTREVDGGLQTIEVKLPAVVTTDLRLNEPRYASLPNIMKAKKKPLDKKSPADFGVSTEPRLKVLKTEEPSGRKAGVKVKSVAELVEKLKVEAGVL; via the coding sequence ATGAAAATTCTCGTCCCAGTGAAGCGGGTTGTTGATTACAACGTCAAGATCCGGGTGAAGCCGGATGGCACGGGCGTCGAGCTCGCCAACGTCAAGATGTCGATGAACCCGTTCGACGAGATCTCGGTCGAGGAAGCGCTCAGGCTGAAGGAGGCCGGTAAGGCCGAGGAAGTGGTGGTGGTGTCGATCGGTCCGGCCAAGGCCGAGGAGACGCTGCGCACCGCCCTTGCCATGGGTGCGGACCGGGCGATCCTGGTCGAGACCGACGATGCCGTCGAGCCGCTGGCCGTCGCGAAGATCCTCAAGGGTGTGGCCGATGCCGAACAGCCGGGTCTGATCATCGTCGGCAAGCAGGCGATCGATGATGACTCGAACCAGACCGGCCAGATGCTGGCGGCATTGCTCGGCACGGCGCAGGCAACCTTCGCCTCGAAGATCGAGATCGGCGAGGGAAGCGCTCAGGTCACCCGCGAGGTCGACGGCGGCCTGCAGACGATCGAGGTCAAGCTGCCGGCGGTAGTGACGACGGACCTTCGCCTCAACGAGCCGCGTTATGCCTCGCTGCCGAACATCATGAAGGCGAAGAAGAAGCCGCTCGACAAGAAGAGCCCGGCCGACTTCGGCGTTTCGACCGAGCCGCGCCTGAAGGTGCTGAAGACCGAAGAGCCGTCCGGCCGCAAGGCGGGCGTCAAGGTCAAGTCGGTCGCCGAGCTCGTCGAAAAGCTTAAAGTCGAAGCCGGTGTGCTTTAA